In Salarias fasciatus chromosome 2, fSalaFa1.1, whole genome shotgun sequence, one genomic interval encodes:
- the hopx gene encoding homeodomain-only protein — MASQNMQSCLKLSEDQLKTLEHNFNNVSKHPDGTTLILVAAECGLTEEETENWFKLRNEQWRKAEGLRPKEGSVFE, encoded by the exons ATGGCCTCGCAGAACATGCAGTCGTGCCTGAAACTGTCCGAGGATCAGCTCAAAACTCTGGAGCACAATTTTAACAACGTGAGCAAACATCCGGACGGAACCACGCTCATCCTGGTGGCGGCGGAGTGCggactgacggaggaggagacggag AACTGGTTCAAGCTTCGTAACGAGCAGTGGAGGAAGGCAGAGGGTCTCCGGCCCAAAGAGGGGTCGGTGTTCGAATGA